A DNA window from Drosophila biarmipes strain raj3 chromosome 2R, RU_DBia_V1.1, whole genome shotgun sequence contains the following coding sequences:
- the LOC108036487 gene encoding uncharacterized zinc finger protein CG12744: MYIMEEALSEVNVTCLLCEKTFDAIQKLDDHLTTHFAQPVASQSQSCDLCGRGMRSSLELHQHYKRFHEAHVASTDGHFQCHLCDKVFLLQDHLSVHVKIEHSADGFRPDEKATEYDQSKRPCFDLTKDYKLDPIFCPPPKRTYPPRSPFFNPNLWLGADNSFM, translated from the exons atgtatataatggAGGAAGCGTTGTCTGAAGTAAATGTGACGTGTCTGCTCTGCGAGAAAACTTTTGATGCCATTCAGAAGCTGGACGACCACCTGACCACCCACTTTGCGCAGCCGGTGGCCAGCCAAAGTCAAAGCTGTGATCTCTGCGGGCGCGGAATGCGATCATCGCTGGAGCTGCACCAGCACTACAAGAGATTCCACGAGGCCCATGTGGCCAGCACAGACGGGCATTTCCAGTGCCATCTCTGCGACAAGGTGTTCCTCCTTCAAGATCACCTGAGTGTCCACGTGAAGATCGAACACTCGGCAGATGGCTTTCGACCGGATGAGAAGGCCACGGAGTATGATCAGAGCAAGCGTCCCTGCTTTGATCTAACCAAGGATTATAAGCTTGATCCCATCTTCTGTCCACCGCCCAAGAGAACCTATCCGCCGCGCTCACCCTTCTTCAATCC AAATCTGTGGCTAGGAGCGGACAACTCCTTCATGTAG
- the LOC108036486 gene encoding protein transport protein Sec24A, with translation MSAYNSNFVPPAHAPMPVNGNNLVNGLPGGVQQQQQPGPPTGQPYLLQKQPQQFQQPPPAAAYPGAGTTGSQPPPPQFNSGIASQFLPPTSGAAPPVQQHLPPSTLPPHMRPPTVNGPPLTNGSNGASSANSSRTASPRPIGAAPQYTQGPIAAALNNPPPASGLRHSPQPASQSLANLTNNLDNLNLNPNRTNGGANVVPPPQQQYPPLTQKDFRGVATAQTGPPQFNDASSLLAASGVAPIVPNAMATPFSGQKPPNLGPNPAKMFGSATMTVRHPPPQAGQRIPYGVPPPTNSEQQNQQNNNIQRAAPPPGAAAAWPPSVAKPVVPGAQPPLPQPQQQAQLPPPQQQAQLPPPQQQAQLPPPQQQPQAQPYPYSQAYQSAPQQQPPPHQSAVQPPPGMFGAQPTGAPLQYQAQAPPQAYGQQLQQPAQAAPGGPFSAPAPLNVAQQGFSRLWGQDTIDLMQNRHILSPATLPPPKVVLHNQFHESINCSPSIMRCTLTKIPESNNLLQKSRLPLGIVIHPFRDVNSLPVIQCINIVRCRLCRTYINPFVYFVDSKMWKCNLCYRVNELPDDFQFDPATKTYGDVTRRPEVRSSTIEFIAPSEYMLRPPQPAMYLFLFDVSIIAQQSGYLEAACAVLNRHLDEMPGDARTQVGFICFDSFVHFYSMAEGLNQPHEMTLLDIEDPFLPRPDSLLVNLKECKELVRDLLKQLPKRFAHTHDPGSALGAALQVAFKLMQASGGRITVFQSCLPNKGPGALEPREDPNNRSAKDVAHLNPATDFYKRFALECSGYQIACDLFLMNQQYSDMATISGISKHSGGCIHHFPLYQKTKPHMVDSFRTCFKRYLTRKIGFEAVMRIRCTRGLQVHTFHGNFFVRSTDLLSLPNVNPDAGYGMQISYDESLTDVKTICFQAALLYTNSEGERRIRVHTVCLPVTASLPEVMHSADTEAIIGLLSKMAVDRSVASNLSDARDAFINATIDVYNAFKIAQNLPSGQSGQLIAPRSLALLPLYILGLLKHPAFRVGTSTRLDDRVFAMDCMKTLPLDQLMKYVYPELYKIDALIYHARNLNVASTQDDDEEEDEPLPELPRLQLSAEHLDSRSIFLMDCGTLIMLYVGLNVPPDVLEAVLGISSTSELGDYVYGLPNVVSNENDVLKRFILRLNYDKPYSALVQIIRDTSTAKGQFIERLTDDRSESSLSYYEFLQHIRAQVK, from the exons ATGTCGGCCTACAATTCGAACTTCGTGCCTCCCGCCCACGCTCCCATGCCTGTGAACGGCAACAATCTGGTGAACGGCCTGCCAGGAGgcgtccagcagcagcagcagccaggtCCTCCAACTGGCCAGCCTTATCTGCTACAAAAGCAGCCACAACAGTTCCAGCAGCCACCTCCCGCAGCAGCCTATCCGGGAGCAGGAACAACGGGTAGTCAGCCACCGCCGCCTCAGTTCAACAGCGGCATTGCGAGCCAGTTCTTGCCGCCCACGTCTGGAGCAGCTCCTCCTGTGCAACAACATCTGCCGCCCAGCACGTTGCCGCCCCACATGCGTCCGCCCACCGTCAACGGACCACCCCTCACCAACGGCAGCAATGGAGCGTCCAGCGCCAACTCCTCACGCACTGCCTCCCCAAGGCCAATAGGAGCAGCTCCTCAATATACCCAAGGACCCATCGCTGCAGCGCTTAACAATCCGCCACCGGCGTCAGGACTGCGGCATTCGCCTCAACCCGCCAGCCAATCCCTGGCTAACTTGACAAACAACCTGGATAATCTGAACTTGAATCCGAACCGGACAAACGGAGGCGCAAATGTCGTGCCGCCACCCCAGCAACAGTACCCGCCTCTGACGCAAAAGGATTTCAGGGGCGTGGCTACGGCGCAAACTGGTCCACCGCAGTTCAACGATGCCAGCAGTTTATTGGCGGCCAGCGGAGTGGCTCCAATAGTTCCAAATGCCATGGCGACGCCATTTAGTGGACAGAAACCTCCAAACTTGGGTCCGAATCCGGCCAAGATGTTTGGAAGTGCAACGATGACCGTAAGACATCCCCCTCCGCAGGCAGGGCAGAGAATCCCATACGGAGTGCCTCCACCGACTAACTCCGAGCAGCAAAACCAGCAGAACAACAACATCCAGAGGGCAGCGCCGCctccaggagcagcagcagcctggCCGCCCAGTGTGGCAAAGCCAGTGGTGCCTGGAGCGCAGCCCCCTCtgccgcagccgcagcagcaagcCCAACTGCCTCCGCCGCAGCAGCAAGCCCAACTGCCTCCGCCACAGCAGCAAGCTCAACTGCCtccgccgcagcagcaacccCAGGCGCAACCGTATCCCTACTCCCAGGCGTATCAATCAGcgccacaacaacaaccacctCCCCATCAGTCTGCAGTGCAGCCACCTCCGGGAATGTTTGGAGCCCAGCCCACCGGAGCTCCACTGCAGTATCAGGCCCAGGCGCCTCCGCAGGCCTACGGACAACAACTTCAGCAACCAGCCCAGGCGGCACCTGGAGGACCCTTTTCCGCTCCTGCTCCACTTAATGTTGCTCAGCAAGGATTTAGCAGATTGTGGGGACAGGACACCATCGACCTTATGCAGAACCGGCACATCTTGTCACCAGCAACTCTACCACCGCCAAAAGTGGTCCTGCACAACCAGTTCCACGAGTCGATCAACTGCAGTCCGAGCATCATGCGCTGCACACTGACCAAGATCCCCGAGAGCAATAATCTGCTGCAGAAGTCACGTCTCCCGCTGGGCATTGTGATACATCCGTTCCGCGATGTAAAT AGCCTGCCTGTCATTCAGTGCATCAACATTGTGCGCTGCCGGCTGTGCCGCACTTACATCAATCCCTTCGTCTACTTTGTGGACAGCAAGATGTGGAAGTGCAATCTGTGCTACAGAGTCAATGAAT TGCCCGACGATTTCCAATTTGATCCGGCCACCAAGACCTACGGCGACGTGACTCGACGGCCCGAGGTGCGCTCCAGCACCATCGAGTTTATTGCCCCTTCGGAGTACATGCTGCGTCCACCGCAGCCGGCCATGTACCTGTTTCTCTTCGACGTCTCGATCATTGCGCAGCAGAGTGGCTACCTGGAGGCCGCCTGTGCCGTGCTCAACCGTCACCTGGACGAGATGCCTGGAGATGCACGCACTCAGGTGGGATTCATCTGCTTCGACAGCTTCGTGCACTTCTACAGCATGGCTGAGGGGCTCAACCAGCCGCATGAAATGACTCTGCTGGATATTGAGGACCCCTTTCTGCCGCGACCCGACAGTCTGCTGGTGAATCTGAAGGAGTGCAAGGAGCTTGTGCGGGATCTACTGAAGCAGCTGCCTAAGCGGTTCGCCCACACCCACGATCCGGGCTCCGCCTTAGGAGCTGCTCTGCAGGTGGCTTTTAAGCTTATG CAAGCGTCAGGCGGCCGCATCACCGTCTTTCAATCGTGCCTTCCCAACAAGGGACCCGGCGCCCTGGAGCCGCGCGAAGATCCCAACAATCGCTCGGCCAAGGATGTGGCGCACCTAAATCCGGCCACCGACTTCTACAAACGCTTCGCCCTGGAGTGCTCCGGCTATCAGATAGCCTGTGACCTCTTCCTGATGAACCAGCAGTACAGCGACATGGCAACCATTT CTGGCATCAGCAAGCACAGCGGTGGCTGTATTCACCACTTCCCACTCTATCAGAAGACCAAGCCGCACATGGTAGACTCGTTCCGTACGTGCTTTAAGCGCTATCTGACCAGAAAGATCGGTTTCGAAGCGGTGATGCGTATACGCTGCACTCGCGGCCTGCAGGTGCACACATTCCATGGCAACTTCTTTGTGCGCTCCACGGACCTGCTCTCGTTGCCAAACGTGAATCCGGATGCGGGCTATGGCATGCAGATTTCCTACGACGAGAGTCTGACGGACGTGAAGACCATCTGCTTCCAAGCCGCGCTCCTCTATACGAACAGCGAGGGTGAGCGGCGGATCAGGGTGCATACAGTGTGCCTGCCGGTGACTGCTTCGCTGCCAGAGGTCATGCACTCGGCGGACACGGAGGCCATTATCGGGCTGCTGTCTAAAATGGCTGTGGATCGTTCGGTGGCCTCCAACTTGTCGGACGCCCGGGACGCCTTCATCAACGCCACGATCGACGTGTACAACGCCTTCAAGATTGCACAAAATCTGCCATCGGGCCAATCGGGTCAGTTGATAGCCCCACGCAGCCTGGCGTTGCTGCCGCTTTATATCCTCGGCTTGCTGAAGCAC CCCGCCTTCCGTGTGGGCACCAGTACACGACTGGATGATCGCGTCTTCGCCATGGACTGCATGAAGACGCTTCCACTAGACCAGCTGATGAAGTACGTCTACCCAGAGCTGTATAAAATCGATGCGCTGATCTACCACGCCCGCAATTTGAACGTTGCTTCGACgcaggacgacgacgaggaggaggatgaaCCGCTGCCGGAGTTGCCGCGCCTGCAACTATCCGCGGAACA TTTGGACTCGCGATCGATATTCCTGATGGATTGCGGTACACTGATAATGCTCTATGTCGGGCTCAACGTGCCACCCGATGTTTTGGAAGCTGTGCTGG GCATCAGCTCCACATCCGAGCTGGGTGACTATGTATACGGATTGCCGAATGTTGTGAGCAACGAGAACGATGTGCTGAAGCGCTTTATTTTGCGACTCAACTACGATAAGCCCTACTCGGCGCTGGTGCAGATAATTAG GGACACGAGCACGGCCAAGGGCCAGTTCATCGAGAGATTAACCGACGATCGCAGTGAATCTAGTTTGTCATACTATGAATTTTTGCAACACATTCGGGCTCAGGTTAAATAG
- the LOC108036502 gene encoding oxysterol-binding protein-related protein 9 isoform X1, giving the protein MTSTTGSAPSLGPPTIGASGSGTLEGTLSKWTNVMKGWQYRFFVLDENAGLLSYYTSKEKMMKGVRRGCVRLKDALIGIDDQEDNTFTITVDHKTFHFQARHSEEREQWVRRLEDTIRRHANRSRLWDSQSAFYIAGGYTREVGVTGVGGRRPNHLELVARRVSEADAYLQLMIEQTNLLDKRIAELTDPAEQTKCKALQENASAMLDHIKHSIVSLQIAKNMAHPINGIYNGPPATASTSSSASGAATGSSNNIQAGGLKVPLEGQLGGKGELGDDEDDSATENATTAPLGLVVPETSYSSSEGEEDFYDAYDDPFTSLGSSPIGCATRGFSETTSPTHEKVPDGFANAEPVPLGESVAPQTLPEIDESVADAEASIKTARTAASSRSASYDNGIDYDALYEEEEETDLSMEAHGSMITHLLSQVKIGMDLTKVVLPTFILERRSLLEMYADYFAHPDLFIKISDFDDPRDRIVQVCRWYMSAYHAGRKSAVAKKPYNPILGEVFQCHWDIPGESRDAQEVRDGPVPWCRRDQLTFLAEQVSHHPPISAFYAEHYNKKITFAAHVWTKSKFLGLSIGVHNIGEGVVTLVDRSEEYIVTFPNGYGRSILTVPWIELGGSVEIKCPQSGYYANVEFLTKPFYGGKRNRVSAEVFAPSEKKPFVSISGEWSGLMEAKWHDKNKTEVFVDVNRIPIFKKQVRPIVEQDEYESRRVWKEVTAGLKFNDIERATTAKYVVEQQQREQAKVRKEYDLAWEHKHFKPVGDNWIYAKPLSQRMYLQEKEAKR; this is encoded by the exons ATGACCAGCACCACTGGAAGTGCTCCCAGCCTGGGACCCCCGACGATCGGGGCCAGCGGATCTGGCACGCTGGAGGGCACGCTGAGCAAGTGGACCAATGTGATGAAGGGCTGGCAGTACCGCTTCTTCGTGCTGGACGAGAACGCCGGGCTGCTGTCCTACTACACG TCAAAGGAGAAGATGATGAAGGGCGTGAGGCGAGGCTGTGTGCGCTTGAAGGATGCGCTGATCGGGATCGACGATCAGGAGGACAACACCTTTACGATCACCGTGGACCACAAGACCTTCCACTTTCAG GCGCGACACAGCGAGGAGCGGGAGCAGTGGGTACGCCGACTGGAGGACACCATACGACGCCACGCGAACCGGTCGCGTCTGTGGGATAGCCAGAGCGCCTTCTACATTGCCGGTGGATACACGAGGGAAGTGGGCGTCACCGGAGTGGGTGGCAGACGACCCAACCACCTGGAGCTGGTGGCGCGCCGAGTTTCCGAGGCGGATGCCTACCTCCAGCTGATGATTGAACAGACGAAC TTGCTGGACAAACGCATCGCGGAGCTGACCGATCCGGCGGAGCAGACCAAGTGCAAGGCGCTGCAGGAAAACGCAAGT GCCATGCTGGATCACATTAAGCACTCGATTGTCAGCCTTCAGATTGCTAAAAACATGGCCCACCCCATCAATGGAATCTACAACGGCCCACCGGCCACTGCCTCGACCAGTTCCTCGGCCAGTGGAGCTGCCACGggaagcagcaacaacatccaGGCCGGGGGCCTAAAGGTGCCCCTGGAGGGCCAATTGGGCGGCAAGGGTGAGCTGggcgacgacgaggacgactCGGCCACTGAGAACG CCACCACCGCTCCTCTGGGTCTGGTTGTGCCGGAGACCTCCTACTCGAGCAGCGAGGGCGAGGAGGACTTCTACGATGCCTACGACGATCCCTTCACCAGCCTTGGCAGCTCCCCGATTGGCTG CGCCACGCGCGGCTTCTCGGAAACCACATCGCCCACCCACGAGAAGGTTCCGGATGGCTTTGCCAATGCCGAGCCAGTGCCTCTGGGCGAATCAGTTGCCCCCCAAACGCTGCCAGAGATCGATGAGAGCGTGGCCGATGCGGAGGCCAGCATTAAGACAGCCAGGACCGCGGCAAGTTCCCGAAGTGCCAGCTACGACAATGGAATAGACTACGACGCTCTgtacgaggaggaggaggagaccGACCTTAGCATGGAGGCGCACGGCTCGATGATCACGCATCTGCTGTCGCAGGTGAAGATCGGCATGGACCTCACGAAGGTGGTACTGCCCACGTTTATCCTAGAGCGCCGTTCGCTGCTGGAGATGTACGCCGATTACTTTGCCCATCCGGATCTGTTTATAAA AATATCGGATTTTGATGATCCGCGCGATAGGATAGTCCAGGTTTGTCGCTGGTATATGAGTGCTTACCATGCGGGACGCAAAAGTGCAGTAGCCAAGAAGCCCTACAATCCCATTTTGGGCGAAGTCTTTCAGTGCCATTGGGACATTCCCG gGGAATCCCGAGATGCCCAGGAGGTGCGCGACGGCCCAGTGCCTTGGTGCCGGCGGGATCAGCTCACCTTCTTAGCCGAGCAAGTGTCGCACCATCCGCCAA TTTCTGCCTTCTATGCGGAGCATTACAATAAGAAAATTACGTTTGCGGCCCATGTCTGGACCAAATCGAAGTTCTTGGGCCTCTCGATTGGAGTTCACAACATTGGCGAGGGCGTTGTGACCCTGGTGGATCGCAGCGAGGAGTACATAGTGACCTTCCCCAACGGCTATGGCAG GTCGATTTTAACGGTGCCTTGGATTGAGCTCGGCGGCTCGGTGGAGATCAAGTGCCCCCAGTCTGGATACTACGCCAACGTGGAGTTCCTTACGAAGCCCTTCTATGGCGGAAAGCGCAATAGGGTCTCTGCAGAG GTTTTTGCTCCCAGCGAGAAGAAGCCCTTTGTCTCCATTTCCGGCGAGTGGAGCGGTTTGATGGAGGCCAAGTGGCATGATAAGAAC AAAACCGAAGTATTCGTCGACGTAAATCGCATACCCATATTTAAGAAACAAGTTCGACCAATCGTTGAGCAGGATGAGTACGAATCGCGACGCGTTTGGAAGGAAGTGACAGCGGGACTCAA GTTCAACGACATCGAGCGTGCTACCACCGCCAAATATGtggtggagcagcagcagcgtgAGCAGGCGAAGGTGCGCAAGGAGTACGACCTGGCCTGGGAGCACAAG CACTTCAAGCCCGTGGGCGATAACTGGATCTACGCCAAGCCGCTGAGTCAGCGCATGTATCTGCAGGAGAAGGAGGCCAAGAGATAA
- the LOC108036502 gene encoding oxysterol-binding protein-related protein 9 isoform X2 → MFKKWVRRVSLSATRGFSETTSPTHEKVPDGFANAEPVPLGESVAPQTLPEIDESVADAEASIKTARTAASSRSASYDNGIDYDALYEEEEETDLSMEAHGSMITHLLSQVKIGMDLTKVVLPTFILERRSLLEMYADYFAHPDLFIKISDFDDPRDRIVQVCRWYMSAYHAGRKSAVAKKPYNPILGEVFQCHWDIPGESRDAQEVRDGPVPWCRRDQLTFLAEQVSHHPPISAFYAEHYNKKITFAAHVWTKSKFLGLSIGVHNIGEGVVTLVDRSEEYIVTFPNGYGRSILTVPWIELGGSVEIKCPQSGYYANVEFLTKPFYGGKRNRVSAEVFAPSEKKPFVSISGEWSGLMEAKWHDKNKTEVFVDVNRIPIFKKQVRPIVEQDEYESRRVWKEVTAGLKFNDIERATTAKYVVEQQQREQAKVRKEYDLAWEHKHFKPVGDNWIYAKPLSQRMYLQEKEAKR, encoded by the exons ATGTTTAAGAAGTGGGTCCGACGCGTGAGCCTGAG CGCCACGCGCGGCTTCTCGGAAACCACATCGCCCACCCACGAGAAGGTTCCGGATGGCTTTGCCAATGCCGAGCCAGTGCCTCTGGGCGAATCAGTTGCCCCCCAAACGCTGCCAGAGATCGATGAGAGCGTGGCCGATGCGGAGGCCAGCATTAAGACAGCCAGGACCGCGGCAAGTTCCCGAAGTGCCAGCTACGACAATGGAATAGACTACGACGCTCTgtacgaggaggaggaggagaccGACCTTAGCATGGAGGCGCACGGCTCGATGATCACGCATCTGCTGTCGCAGGTGAAGATCGGCATGGACCTCACGAAGGTGGTACTGCCCACGTTTATCCTAGAGCGCCGTTCGCTGCTGGAGATGTACGCCGATTACTTTGCCCATCCGGATCTGTTTATAAA AATATCGGATTTTGATGATCCGCGCGATAGGATAGTCCAGGTTTGTCGCTGGTATATGAGTGCTTACCATGCGGGACGCAAAAGTGCAGTAGCCAAGAAGCCCTACAATCCCATTTTGGGCGAAGTCTTTCAGTGCCATTGGGACATTCCCG gGGAATCCCGAGATGCCCAGGAGGTGCGCGACGGCCCAGTGCCTTGGTGCCGGCGGGATCAGCTCACCTTCTTAGCCGAGCAAGTGTCGCACCATCCGCCAA TTTCTGCCTTCTATGCGGAGCATTACAATAAGAAAATTACGTTTGCGGCCCATGTCTGGACCAAATCGAAGTTCTTGGGCCTCTCGATTGGAGTTCACAACATTGGCGAGGGCGTTGTGACCCTGGTGGATCGCAGCGAGGAGTACATAGTGACCTTCCCCAACGGCTATGGCAG GTCGATTTTAACGGTGCCTTGGATTGAGCTCGGCGGCTCGGTGGAGATCAAGTGCCCCCAGTCTGGATACTACGCCAACGTGGAGTTCCTTACGAAGCCCTTCTATGGCGGAAAGCGCAATAGGGTCTCTGCAGAG GTTTTTGCTCCCAGCGAGAAGAAGCCCTTTGTCTCCATTTCCGGCGAGTGGAGCGGTTTGATGGAGGCCAAGTGGCATGATAAGAAC AAAACCGAAGTATTCGTCGACGTAAATCGCATACCCATATTTAAGAAACAAGTTCGACCAATCGTTGAGCAGGATGAGTACGAATCGCGACGCGTTTGGAAGGAAGTGACAGCGGGACTCAA GTTCAACGACATCGAGCGTGCTACCACCGCCAAATATGtggtggagcagcagcagcgtgAGCAGGCGAAGGTGCGCAAGGAGTACGACCTGGCCTGGGAGCACAAG CACTTCAAGCCCGTGGGCGATAACTGGATCTACGCCAAGCCGCTGAGTCAGCGCATGTATCTGCAGGAGAAGGAGGCCAAGAGATAA
- the LOC108036503 gene encoding uncharacterized protein LOC108036503: MELLDPDLHSIDEVYAQFQEYKKRREREQQELDNQLKTRFNLDADLKELNSQMAALQAGVLELESRQSCQRKTTSQSNLDAIEPAPPEEAGSSRQKEDPEPKPLLIKCGVSKCLFESCQRRVDSQLLLLHYLCDHDHKEASFPRCQPLLEGERVVLSLQPKTCEFRVNQVLGLLAYGGQLEQPFAMSRRPRKIYNSFLPEQHSHLEAHIPLVVLICRTATHAALGDKTQLQNRRSPDSHKQDVFVLWLVTPSERMQLNATLCLCGRDAAATVATVVAVRKVSHSQDTEQFMAVDKDYWRLTYAEVEKLSNNFRDELHLEVSLTEAPAP, encoded by the coding sequence ATGGAGCTACTCGATCCCGACCTCCACAGCATCGACGAGGTGTATGCCCAATTTCAAGAGTACAAAAAACGCCGCGAGCGAGAGCAGCAAGAGCTGGACAACCAGCTAAAGACCAGGTTTAATCTGGATGCCGATCTGAAGGAGCTCAACTCCCAGATGGCAGCACTGCAGGCGGGGGTGCTGGAGCTCGAGTCGAGGCAGTCGTGTCAAAGAAAAACAACGTCGCAATCGAACTTAGATGCGATTGAGCCTGCTCCACCGGAAGAAGCTGGTTCATCTCGACAGAAGGAAGATCCCGAACCAAAACCACTGCTGATAAAATGCGGCGTGAGCAAGTGCCTCTTTGAGAGCTGCCAGAGGCGTGTGGACAGCcagctgcttttgctgcactACCTCTGTGATCATGACCACAAGGAGGCTTCCTTTCCCCGTTGTCAGCCGCTTTTGGAGGGTGAACGGGTTGTGCTCTCCCTGCAGCCGAAGACCTGCGAGTTTAGGGTTAACCAGGTGTTGGGTCTACTGGCTTACGGTGGGCAGCTAGAGCAGCCGTTTGCCATGTCTCGGCGACCGCGAAAGATCTACAACAGCTTCTTGCCGGAGCAGCACTCGCACCTAGAGGCTCACATCCCATTGGTGGTCTTAATTTGCCGGACAGCGACCCATGCGGCTCTGGGGGACAAGACACAGTTACAAAATAGGCGGTCACCAGATAGCCACAAGCAAGATGTGTTCGTCCTCTGGCTGGTAACACCCAGTGAGCGGATGCAGTTGAACGCCACGCTCTGCCTCTGCGGCCGTGATGCTGCAGCAACGGTCGCCACCGTGGTGGCTGTTCGGAAGGTAAGTCACAGTCAGGACACGGAGCAATTCATGGCTGTTGACAAAGACTACTGGCGCCTAACGTATGCCGAAGTGGAAAAACTTTCAAACAATTTCCGCGATGAACTGCACCTGGAGGTTTCTCTCACAGAGGCGCCGGCTCCATAG
- the LOC108036504 gene encoding elongation of very long chain fatty acids protein 7: MEASASAQLESLVEIPAVYKDPWYMITVLSLYLYFVTKAGPQFMESRKPLKLKQIILAHNVIQVVSCIYVIREVLYLTHNEILYFWKCTDNGSTPERVQRYYSLAFFIFWLKMSELLETVIFVLRKKQNQVSKLHVFHHISTVTLAYLLINVNQNGTAAYFCAFLNSIVHVIMYSYYFVAAVADKPLIEALTPVKKSITVTQMGQFVLILTQVPAQLVLCGMQPLVLLYFTTVIIGMFYGFYDFYTSAYQVSQRGKSQTPPSDSKK; this comes from the exons ATGGAGGCGTCAGCAA GTGCGCAGTTGGAGAGTCTGGTGGAGATTCCTGCGGTGTACAAGGATCCCTGGTACATGATTACCGTGCTGTCCCTCTACCTGTACTTTGTTACCAAAGCGGGTCCGCA GTTCATGGAGAGCCGCAAGCCTTTAAAGCTCAAGCAGATAATCTTGGCGCATAATGTCATCCAGGTGGTGTCCTGCATATACGTTATCAGAGAG GTCCTCTATCTCACGCACAACGAAATATTATACTTCTGGAAGTGCACTGATAATGGAAGCACGCCGGAGCGCGTACAACGCTACTACTCTCTGGCCTTTTTCATCTTCTGGCTGAAGATGTCCGAGCTTCTGGAGACGGTTATCTTTGTGCTACGCAAGAAACAGAACCAGGTGTCCAAGCTGCACGTCTTTCACCACATCTCCACGGTTACGCTAGCGTACTTGCTGATCAACGTGAATCAGAATG GCACTGCTGCTTACTTCTGTGCGTTCCTGAACTCAATCGTCCACGTCATTATGTACTCTTactattttgtggctgccgtGGCGGATAAGCCTTTGATTGAGGCCCTGACGCCGGTGAAGAAGTCCATCACGGTGACCCAGATGGGGCAGTTCGTTCTCATCCTGACGCAGGTTCCTGCCCAGCTGGTATTATGTGGCATGCAGCCCCTCGTGCTCCTCTACTTCACCACCGTCATCATAGGCATGTTCTACGGCTTCTACGACTTCTACACGAGTGCCTACCAGGTCTCCCAGCGAGGCAAGAGTCAGACCCCTCCGTCCGACTCAAAAAAGTGA